A window of Metabacillus sp. B2-18 contains these coding sequences:
- a CDS encoding histidine kinase N-terminal domain-containing protein: MSGSIHSVEEKLIKFLEETEEDFLSLWKESIILREDDIFKDRVSGNGHQMYLLVKKSLKSSIKDEEIKELAYKVAKERVLSKSNIGEFVYNVNVGRSTVIKYIIKSGISIDDLQPIINRINDHFDRYCYHAVTRYTELKDIEIKEKMVFVNQSHKDRLSLLGQMSSSFVHEFRNPLTSVMGFVKLLKNENPALKYMDTIEHELDQLKFRITQFLHASKLEVADKNKEEILVKKLFDEITAFLYPSIVDGDVKLSMTIDPTCTIVAVKDEIKQVLVNIILNSIDALKHNNSIDRKLCIKSEAKQGSILFNITNNGPEIPEETKEAIFEPFYTTKSLGTGIGLYVCKSLIEKHNGTIYCESYKNKTSFIITLPINEKKPTVD, from the coding sequence ATGTCTGGATCGATTCATTCTGTTGAAGAGAAATTAATTAAGTTTCTAGAGGAAACAGAAGAGGACTTTTTATCATTATGGAAAGAAAGCATCATTTTACGCGAAGATGATATTTTTAAAGATAGAGTGAGTGGGAACGGGCATCAAATGTACTTATTGGTGAAAAAATCATTGAAAAGCTCTATCAAAGATGAAGAGATAAAAGAGTTAGCCTATAAAGTGGCGAAGGAACGGGTCCTTAGTAAGAGTAATATTGGTGAATTTGTTTACAATGTAAATGTTGGGAGAAGCACGGTTATAAAGTATATTATTAAATCTGGAATTTCAATTGACGATTTACAGCCAATTATTAACAGAATAAATGATCATTTTGATCGTTATTGTTATCATGCTGTTACTAGATATACTGAATTAAAAGATATTGAAATAAAAGAGAAAATGGTGTTTGTTAATCAATCTCATAAAGACCGGTTATCCCTGCTTGGGCAAATGTCCTCTAGCTTTGTACATGAATTTCGAAATCCCCTTACATCAGTTATGGGCTTTGTAAAGTTGTTAAAAAATGAAAATCCCGCTTTAAAGTATATGGACACAATAGAGCATGAACTTGATCAGTTAAAATTTAGAATCACTCAATTCTTGCATGCATCTAAGCTGGAAGTAGCTGATAAGAATAAAGAAGAAATATTGGTTAAGAAGCTTTTCGATGAAATCACAGCGTTTCTTTATCCCAGCATTGTCGATGGTGATGTGAAGTTATCAATGACAATAGATCCTACCTGTACAATTGTTGCAGTAAAAGATGAAATCAAACAAGTATTAGTCAATATAATCTTAAATTCAATAGATGCTTTAAAACATAATAACTCAATTGATCGTAAACTATGTATTAAAAGTGAAGCAAAGCAAGGGTCTATTCTGTTTAATATTACAAATAACGGACCAGAAATCCCGGAAGAAACAAAAGAAGCAATCTTTGAGCCCTTTTATACTACTAAGAGTCTAGGAACAGGAATCGGATTATATGTGTGTAAATCTCTGATTGAAAAGCATAATGGAACGATATATTGTGAGTCATACAAGAATAAAACCTCATTTATCATCACACTTCCTATAAATGAAAAGAAACCGACCGTAGATTAA